One genomic window of Arthrobacter caoxuetaonis includes the following:
- the obgE gene encoding GTPase ObgE, whose amino-acid sequence MASFVDRVVLHVSGGAGGHGCVSVKREKFKPLGGPDGGNGGDGGDVILRVDGQTTTLLDYHHAPHRHAGNGGPGMGDWRAGKTGETLVLSVPEGTVVKSKDGKVLADLVGMGAEYVAAAGGQGGLGNSSLSSQKRKAPGFALLGTPGDERDIVLELKSIADIALVGFPSAGKSSLIAAMSAARPKIADYPFTTLIPNLGVVQAGDVRFTVADVPGLIEGASEGKGLGHHFLRHVERCAALVHVLDCAALETDRDPLGDLDVIEAELEKYEVDMSYAGADGDVVPLNQRPRLVALNKVDVPDGRDMAEFVRPELEKRGYRVFEVSAASHEGLRELGFAMAAIVAEARKAIETAPPRVVAPVVRPRSVNAKGGFTIRREERNLEPLFRVLGDKPVRWVQQTDFTNDEAVGYLADRLAKLGVEDQLFKAGAKPGDAVVIGEGDGVVFDWEPTMIGGAELLAASPRGSDIRIEDFSRPTRNEKREDHQQRKDARAAARAELEAERKAGIWTESVNYKHSSPKPAEED is encoded by the coding sequence ATGGCCAGCTTTGTAGACCGTGTTGTACTGCATGTTTCAGGCGGTGCCGGCGGCCATGGTTGCGTGTCCGTAAAGCGCGAAAAGTTCAAGCCGCTCGGCGGTCCAGACGGCGGTAACGGCGGCGACGGCGGCGACGTCATCCTGCGCGTGGACGGCCAGACCACCACGCTGCTTGACTACCACCACGCTCCTCACCGCCACGCCGGCAACGGCGGACCGGGCATGGGCGACTGGCGTGCAGGCAAGACGGGGGAGACCCTGGTGCTGTCCGTTCCTGAAGGTACGGTCGTCAAGTCCAAGGACGGAAAGGTCCTGGCCGACCTTGTTGGCATGGGCGCCGAATATGTCGCCGCAGCCGGCGGCCAGGGCGGCCTGGGCAACTCCTCGCTCTCCTCCCAGAAGCGCAAGGCCCCCGGCTTTGCCCTGCTGGGCACCCCGGGTGATGAGCGGGACATCGTCCTGGAACTCAAGTCGATTGCCGACATCGCGCTGGTCGGTTTCCCCTCCGCCGGCAAGTCGTCGCTGATCGCGGCCATGTCCGCAGCGCGGCCCAAGATTGCCGACTACCCCTTCACTACGCTGATCCCGAACCTTGGCGTTGTCCAGGCCGGTGATGTCCGCTTCACAGTGGCCGACGTTCCGGGGCTCATCGAGGGTGCATCCGAAGGCAAGGGCCTGGGGCACCACTTCCTGCGCCATGTGGAACGCTGCGCTGCACTCGTCCATGTCCTGGACTGCGCAGCACTGGAAACGGACCGGGATCCGCTCGGCGACCTCGACGTGATCGAGGCCGAACTTGAGAAGTACGAAGTGGACATGAGCTACGCGGGTGCCGACGGCGACGTCGTTCCGCTGAACCAGCGTCCGCGCCTCGTGGCACTGAACAAGGTGGACGTGCCCGACGGGCGCGACATGGCAGAGTTCGTCCGTCCGGAGCTCGAGAAGCGCGGTTACCGGGTGTTCGAGGTCTCCGCTGCGAGCCACGAAGGTCTTCGTGAACTCGGCTTCGCCATGGCAGCCATTGTCGCTGAAGCCCGCAAGGCAATCGAAACTGCTCCGCCCCGGGTCGTGGCACCTGTGGTGCGTCCGCGGTCCGTCAACGCCAAGGGCGGATTCACCATCCGCCGCGAGGAGCGCAACCTTGAACCGCTGTTCCGCGTCCTGGGCGACAAGCCGGTGCGCTGGGTCCAGCAGACGGACTTCACCAATGACGAAGCCGTCGGCTACCTCGCAGACCGCCTGGCCAAGCTCGGCGTGGAAGACCAGCTCTTCAAAGCCGGCGCCAAGCCGGGAGATGCCGTGGTTATTGGTGAAGGCGACGGTGTCGTCTTCGACTGGGAGCCGACGATGATTGGCGGCGCCGAACTGCTGGCTGCCTCGCCGCGCGGTTCGGACATCCGCATCGAAGACTTCTCGCGTCCGACCCGTAACGAAAAGCGCGAGGACCACCAGCAGCGCAAGGACGCCCGCGCAGCGGCACGTGCCGAGCTGGAAGCCGAGCGCAAGGCGGGAATCTGGACCGAATCGGTCAACTACAAGCATTCCAGCCCGAAGCCTGCCGAAGAGGACTAA
- the rpmA gene encoding 50S ribosomal protein L27 has product MAHKKGASSTRNGRDSNAQYLGVKRFGGQVVKAGEIIVRQRGTHFHPGAGVGRGGDDTLFALEAGAVEFGSRRGRRVVNIVAAAE; this is encoded by the coding sequence ATGGCACATAAGAAAGGTGCGAGCTCTACTCGCAACGGCCGTGACTCCAACGCACAGTACCTGGGCGTGAAGCGTTTCGGCGGCCAGGTCGTCAAGGCCGGCGAAATCATCGTTCGCCAGCGTGGCACCCACTTCCACCCCGGTGCAGGCGTTGGCCGTGGCGGAGATGACACGCTGTTCGCCCTCGAGGCAGGTGCCGTTGAATTCGGCAGCCGTCGTGGACGCCGCGTCGTGAACATCGTCGCAGCAGCCGAGTAA
- the rplU gene encoding 50S ribosomal protein L21, with product MVYAIVRAGGRQEKVSVGDLVTLDRVPGGAGSTFELPALLLVDGDKVTSAAADLAKVTVTAEVIENFRGPKIVIQKFKNKTGYKKRQGYRSSLTKVKVTSINS from the coding sequence GTGGTGTACGCGATTGTCCGCGCTGGCGGCCGCCAAGAAAAGGTTTCCGTCGGAGACCTCGTAACCCTGGACCGCGTCCCCGGTGGAGCCGGCAGCACCTTTGAGCTGCCTGCCCTGCTTTTGGTTGATGGCGACAAGGTCACCTCTGCCGCTGCGGACCTGGCAAAGGTTACGGTTACGGCAGAAGTTATCGAAAACTTCCGGGGTCCGAAGATTGTCATCCAGAAGTTCAAGAACAAGACCGGTTACAAGAAGCGTCAGGGCTACCGCTCCTCGCTGACCAAGGTCAAGGTCACCTCCATCAACTCCTGA
- a CDS encoding ribonuclease E/G, translated as MNIERTTEEAVEPAEAAQAGSAAGQSEAPAQAAAKAPAKRPSRARRKPPVDTAAEAAGADTGAGTEPAVTETAAEQASAAAVADGTNTSADADAKPKRSRAPRRRASAEQSAPASSPAADPEAADVPNDAVQERAAEEPVKAVRRRRSPAKKPEAAAESATEVDAAPDAPASEAPAAGADGQPAAPVAEAEEPKAAPRTRTRRRAAAKTGSPASEAAETAPDADAAAAPKTTGDDAAADASASKESEPAAVSAVLDPFAIPESPTSVLFHAPDLTAVKAVASAAPESGPEDDTDEDAKEGGRSRRSRRRSRGRTRTEGDDAAEGEDNSQATGEGEENADGVTSRRRRRRRRGDADLELTGGTDDDPPNTVTRVRAPRAHAEAPVSDRVTSVKGSTRLEAKKQRRRESRESGRRRHVITEAEFLARRESVDRQMIVRQRDDRIQIGVLEDGVLAEHFVSNTQQDSLIGNVYVGKVQNVLPSMEAAFVDIGRGRNAVLYAGEVNWDAAGLDGQPRRIELALKSGDSVLVQVTKDPVGHKGARLTSQISLPGRYLVYVPGGSMTGISRKLPDVERNRLKKILKDHLPQNAGVIVRTAAEGASEEELMNDINRLRAQWENIEAKAKSTKTLPPELLYGEPDLTIKVVRDVFNEDFSKLIVSGEEAWDTIEAYVTYVAPDLVGRLEKWTKDEDIFAASRIDEQIAKALDRKVFLPSGGSLVIDRTEAMTVVDVNTGKFTGSGGNLEETVTKNNLEAAEEVVRQLRLRDIGGIIVIDFIDMVLEANRDLVLRRLVECLGRDRTKHQVAEVTSLGLVQMTRKRMGTGLLEVFGEECTHCAGRGVITHDIPVEHRRSTSHAGHAVSEDNHSQHLKQEKQSRGERKRRNRNQNQQQPAPAAAEQAPAEETQPDERAAKAEAARAALATIAAAAAAAHGTDEAAPASPAEAPAEPAEKPLIKEPHDDLPAEAGAILRIQGETVVVPRRERRRPVRQDAQLTLESLTEAFNDVSPVPPAAEEKPASSGNGSAGGGSAADVQPVSPVEEPARRPRRRRAARSPQGAADAQIIKAGTDGPESAAQGSSTTAVAAPPAERPKAEASAPVILGVGVPASDL; from the coding sequence ATGAATATTGAACGCACAACAGAAGAAGCGGTCGAACCGGCGGAAGCTGCGCAGGCCGGCTCGGCAGCAGGGCAGTCGGAAGCACCGGCACAAGCGGCTGCCAAGGCACCCGCCAAGCGCCCTTCACGGGCACGGCGCAAGCCGCCGGTTGATACCGCAGCCGAGGCCGCCGGGGCGGACACCGGAGCAGGGACTGAGCCTGCAGTTACGGAAACTGCGGCAGAGCAGGCCTCCGCCGCAGCCGTAGCTGATGGCACAAACACCTCCGCCGATGCTGACGCCAAGCCCAAGCGGAGCCGCGCGCCGCGCCGCAGGGCCTCCGCCGAGCAGAGCGCACCTGCCTCGTCACCCGCCGCGGACCCCGAGGCGGCAGACGTTCCCAATGATGCGGTTCAAGAACGCGCAGCCGAAGAACCCGTGAAGGCGGTTCGCCGGCGCCGCAGTCCCGCGAAGAAGCCTGAAGCTGCCGCGGAATCGGCAACCGAGGTCGACGCCGCACCGGATGCACCTGCATCGGAAGCTCCGGCTGCCGGGGCTGACGGGCAGCCTGCAGCTCCCGTCGCTGAGGCCGAGGAGCCCAAAGCAGCCCCGCGTACCCGGACGCGCCGCCGAGCTGCCGCCAAGACAGGATCTCCTGCGTCGGAAGCTGCCGAGACAGCTCCCGATGCCGACGCTGCTGCTGCGCCGAAAACTACCGGCGATGACGCTGCTGCGGACGCTTCAGCTTCGAAAGAATCCGAACCGGCTGCCGTGTCTGCCGTCCTGGACCCTTTCGCTATTCCGGAATCACCTACCTCGGTGCTCTTCCACGCCCCTGACCTCACAGCCGTCAAGGCGGTGGCTTCAGCTGCCCCCGAGTCCGGCCCCGAGGATGACACCGACGAGGATGCCAAGGAAGGCGGCCGTTCGCGCCGCAGCCGCCGCCGCAGCCGTGGACGCACCCGCACTGAAGGCGACGACGCCGCTGAAGGTGAAGACAACAGCCAGGCGACCGGTGAAGGGGAGGAGAACGCCGACGGCGTTACCTCCCGCCGCCGTCGCCGGCGCCGCCGCGGAGACGCAGACCTGGAACTGACCGGTGGAACCGATGACGATCCGCCCAACACCGTCACCCGGGTACGCGCTCCGCGTGCCCACGCCGAAGCGCCGGTCAGCGACCGTGTCACCTCGGTAAAGGGCTCCACCCGCCTGGAGGCGAAGAAGCAGCGCCGCCGCGAATCACGTGAGTCCGGCCGCCGCCGCCACGTCATCACCGAAGCGGAGTTCCTGGCACGCCGCGAATCGGTCGACCGGCAGATGATCGTGCGCCAGCGCGATGACAGGATCCAGATCGGCGTGCTCGAAGACGGCGTCCTGGCTGAGCACTTCGTGTCCAACACCCAGCAGGACTCCCTGATTGGCAACGTCTACGTTGGCAAGGTCCAGAACGTGCTCCCCAGCATGGAAGCCGCGTTCGTGGACATTGGACGCGGCCGCAACGCCGTGCTCTACGCCGGTGAAGTGAACTGGGACGCCGCAGGCCTGGACGGACAGCCGCGCCGCATTGAGCTGGCGCTGAAGTCCGGCGACTCCGTGCTGGTCCAGGTCACCAAGGACCCGGTCGGGCACAAGGGAGCCCGCCTGACCAGCCAGATCTCGCTGCCCGGACGCTACCTGGTGTACGTCCCGGGCGGCTCGATGACCGGGATCTCCCGCAAGCTGCCCGACGTCGAGCGCAACCGCCTGAAGAAGATCCTCAAGGACCACCTGCCGCAGAACGCCGGCGTCATTGTCCGCACCGCGGCCGAAGGTGCCTCCGAAGAGGAGCTGATGAATGACATCAACCGGCTCCGTGCACAGTGGGAGAACATCGAGGCCAAGGCGAAGTCCACCAAGACCCTGCCGCCTGAACTCCTCTACGGCGAACCCGACCTCACCATCAAGGTGGTCCGGGATGTCTTCAACGAGGATTTCTCCAAGCTGATCGTTTCCGGCGAGGAAGCCTGGGACACCATCGAGGCCTATGTCACCTACGTGGCACCGGACCTGGTGGGCCGCCTCGAGAAGTGGACCAAGGACGAAGACATCTTTGCGGCCAGCCGCATCGACGAGCAGATCGCCAAGGCACTGGACCGCAAGGTCTTCCTGCCCTCGGGCGGCTCGCTGGTCATCGACCGCACCGAAGCCATGACCGTAGTGGACGTCAACACCGGCAAGTTCACCGGCAGCGGCGGAAACCTCGAAGAGACTGTCACCAAGAACAACCTGGAAGCTGCGGAGGAAGTCGTCCGCCAGCTTCGCCTGCGGGATATCGGCGGCATCATTGTCATCGACTTCATCGACATGGTGCTCGAAGCCAACCGCGACCTCGTGCTCCGCCGCCTGGTTGAGTGCCTGGGCCGGGACCGCACCAAGCACCAGGTCGCCGAGGTGACCTCGCTGGGCCTGGTCCAGATGACGCGCAAGCGCATGGGTACCGGCCTGCTGGAAGTCTTCGGCGAGGAGTGCACGCACTGTGCCGGCCGCGGCGTCATTACCCATGACATCCCGGTGGAGCACCGGCGCAGCACCAGCCACGCCGGCCACGCCGTCTCGGAAGACAACCACTCCCAGCACCTGAAGCAGGAGAAGCAGTCCCGCGGAGAGCGCAAGCGCCGCAACCGGAACCAGAACCAGCAGCAGCCTGCCCCCGCAGCCGCGGAGCAGGCACCGGCCGAGGAAACCCAGCCGGATGAACGTGCAGCCAAGGCAGAGGCCGCACGCGCGGCTCTGGCTACGATTGCCGCTGCCGCCGCAGCAGCCCACGGCACTGATGAGGCTGCACCTGCGTCGCCGGCCGAGGCTCCTGCCGAGCCTGCTGAGAAGCCGCTGATCAAGGAGCCGCACGACGACCTCCCGGCGGAAGCCGGAGCAATCCTGCGGATCCAGGGCGAAACCGTGGTTGTCCCGCGGCGTGAACGCCGCCGCCCGGTCCGCCAGGATGCCCAGCTCACGCTGGAAAGCCTGACTGAGGCGTTCAACGACGTCTCTCCGGTCCCTCCCGCGGCAGAGGAAAAGCCCGCGTCTTCCGGGAACGGGTCTGCCGGCGGCGGGTCCGCAGCGGACGTCCAGCCGGTTTCTCCGGTGGAAGAGCCTGCCCGCCGTCCGCGGCGCCGCCGGGCCGCACGCAGCCCGCAGGGCGCCGCTGACGCGCAGATCATCAAGGCCGGAACCGACGGCCCTGAGTCCGCCGCGCAGGGGAGCAGCACCACAGCTGTAGCCGCACCCCCGGCGGAGCGGCCCAAAGCCGAGGCCAGCGCTCCGGTGATCCTCGGCGTCGGGGTGCCCGCGTCTGATCTATAG
- a CDS encoding vitamin K epoxide reductase family protein codes for MTSSATRPTIRTDRARENGEESIPRSVRQRPFAWLVLVTSIVGWLGSGILVIERLRVYADADYITSCDISPWVSCGTVFQTWQASLFGFPNPLIGIIAFAVTATVAMSMFAGARFARWYWASFQAGITLGMVFVVWLWSQALFDIYVLCIYCIVVWAAMIPLFVFTTVRNLAHGVIPAPRGLVRFVSEWAWAITALLWVATAASIFFRFMNSFLGS; via the coding sequence GTGACTTCCAGCGCCACCCGCCCGACGATCCGTACGGACCGTGCCCGCGAAAACGGCGAAGAGAGCATCCCGCGGTCCGTCCGGCAGCGGCCTTTTGCCTGGCTGGTGCTCGTAACCTCGATCGTCGGCTGGCTTGGCTCCGGAATTCTGGTCATTGAACGCCTGCGGGTTTACGCGGACGCCGACTACATCACCAGCTGCGACATCAGCCCCTGGGTCTCCTGCGGCACCGTTTTCCAGACCTGGCAGGCGTCCTTGTTTGGTTTCCCCAATCCCCTGATCGGGATCATCGCCTTCGCAGTGACCGCCACCGTGGCCATGTCGATGTTCGCCGGCGCCCGGTTCGCCCGCTGGTACTGGGCGTCGTTCCAGGCCGGCATCACGCTGGGCATGGTCTTCGTGGTGTGGCTCTGGAGCCAGGCGCTCTTCGATATCTACGTTCTGTGCATCTACTGCATTGTGGTCTGGGCGGCGATGATCCCGCTGTTCGTCTTCACCACGGTCAGGAACCTCGCCCACGGGGTTATTCCCGCACCGCGCGGACTGGTCCGCTTCGTTTCAGAATGGGCGTGGGCGATCACGGCGCTGCTGTGGGTCGCCACAGCAGCATCCATTTTCTTCCGCTTCATGAATTCGTTCCTGGGAAGCTAG
- a CDS encoding CG0192-related protein yields MAHIYNADLSPSKAELISEWLSKASWFPADGADGAPVDPRPVGAFRFDDPQGEVGIETHIMQAGPLTVQVPLTYRGEPLKGADTYLIGTMEHSVLGRRWVYDACGDPVYVAAFAAAVIDGVGQARQYIEEDGVRRELAQSITLEASGMPDGEELVEAPEREPAGWTVTRMQHENWELSLVRILDLGGRAAPPPSLVALWDGQQDPAVLGWAFPLG; encoded by the coding sequence ATGGCACATATCTACAACGCAGACCTCAGTCCTTCAAAGGCCGAACTGATCTCGGAGTGGCTGTCCAAAGCTTCCTGGTTCCCGGCAGATGGTGCGGACGGCGCACCGGTTGACCCCCGCCCTGTCGGCGCTTTCCGGTTTGATGACCCGCAGGGCGAAGTGGGGATCGAGACCCACATCATGCAGGCGGGGCCGCTGACGGTGCAGGTGCCGCTGACGTACCGCGGTGAACCGCTCAAGGGGGCAGATACGTACCTTATCGGCACGATGGAGCACTCGGTGCTTGGCCGCCGCTGGGTCTACGATGCCTGCGGCGATCCGGTTTACGTGGCAGCCTTCGCTGCAGCGGTGATCGACGGCGTCGGGCAGGCACGGCAGTACATCGAAGAAGACGGGGTACGCCGGGAGCTGGCCCAGAGCATCACCCTGGAGGCCAGCGGAATGCCCGACGGCGAGGAACTGGTGGAGGCCCCCGAACGCGAACCGGCTGGCTGGACGGTAACCAGGATGCAGCACGAGAACTGGGAACTCTCCCTGGTCCGGATCCTGGACCTGGGCGGCCGCGCCGCGCCGCCGCCGTCGCTTGTGGCACTGTGGGACGGCCAGCAGGACCCCGCGGTGCTCGGCTGGGCGTTTCCGCTCGGCTAG
- the ndk gene encoding nucleoside-diphosphate kinase, which yields MSTERTLVLIKPDGVRRNLTGAILARIEAKGYTLAELKKMDATRELLEAHYAEHVGKPFYEPLVEFMLSGPIVAAVFEGQRVIEGFRSLAGSTEPTTAAPGTIRGDFGRDWGTKVQQNLVHGSDSVESAEREIAIWFGK from the coding sequence GTGAGCACCGAGCGCACACTTGTCCTGATCAAGCCCGACGGCGTCCGCCGCAACCTGACCGGCGCCATCCTGGCCCGCATCGAAGCCAAGGGGTACACCCTGGCTGAGCTGAAGAAAATGGATGCCACCCGGGAACTGCTGGAGGCGCACTACGCCGAGCACGTGGGCAAGCCGTTCTACGAGCCGCTGGTCGAGTTCATGCTCAGCGGCCCGATCGTGGCAGCCGTCTTCGAAGGCCAGCGCGTCATCGAGGGCTTCCGTTCACTGGCCGGCTCCACCGAACCGACTACTGCTGCGCCGGGAACCATCCGCGGAGACTTTGGCCGCGACTGGGGAACCAAGGTCCAGCAGAACCTGGTGCACGGTTCGGATTCTGTCGAATCTGCCGAGCGCGAGATCGCAATCTGGTTCGGTAAGTAA
- a CDS encoding DUF4233 domain-containing protein, which translates to MARMTKAQREWRPGMPKKRRSIRVMFASTVLSLEAFVVLFGTLVVFGLQREKLEPLVILIGGILLAAALIGACAFLSKPAGPWIGWALQLAIIATGFLEPMMFFVGALFAGTWWYALRTGARLDRENRQRDKEQAEWEAAHGSESGEAGTS; encoded by the coding sequence ATGGCACGAATGACCAAAGCCCAGCGCGAATGGCGCCCGGGCATGCCGAAAAAACGCCGTTCCATCCGCGTCATGTTCGCCTCCACAGTGCTCAGCCTCGAAGCCTTCGTGGTCCTCTTCGGAACCCTTGTTGTCTTTGGGCTGCAGCGGGAGAAGCTGGAACCCCTGGTGATCCTGATTGGCGGGATCCTCCTCGCCGCAGCCCTGATTGGCGCCTGTGCCTTCCTGTCCAAGCCGGCAGGTCCCTGGATTGGCTGGGCGCTTCAGCTGGCCATCATTGCCACCGGCTTCCTGGAACCCATGATGTTCTTCGTCGGGGCCCTGTTCGCCGGTACCTGGTGGTATGCCCTCCGGACGGGGGCGCGGCTGGACCGGGAGAACCGGCAGCGGGACAAGGAACAGGCTGAGTGGGAAGCTGCCCACGGGTCCGAATCCGGCGAAGCCGGCACCAGCTAG
- a CDS encoding bifunctional folylpolyglutamate synthase/dihydrofolate synthase: MTTEDSPSGSIDGFSVESVYAELLSRAPENKMEPRMAPLFRAMEILGEPNKAFPIIHITGTNGKTSTARLIEGGLRAYGLRTGRYTSPHLSKVTERISIDGEPVADETFVRIWDEIRPYLEMVDAELDAAGEPRLTYFECVTILAFAVFADEPVDVAVIEVGLGGITDATNVGDGAVSVVTPISLDHTELLGDDVADIALEKAGIIKENGFLVSAAQPVEAAQVLLEKANEAGVPFRFEGIEFGVESRTMAVGGQLVTVSGLAGRYEDLLVPLHGEHQAQNAAVAVAALEAFIGGGTKELDAELLRTGFREVTSPGRLEVVRTAPTIIVDAAHNPAGARVSAQAVLESFNLSSLVIVAGILAEKDAAGILAELREVLGDIVTGICLTQSSSPRAIPAEELVQDAVDAGFPDESIQVEPGLDNAIEWAVAKAEENNDLAGGVLVIGSITVVAEARTLLGK; encoded by the coding sequence ATGACCACTGAAGACAGCCCCTCAGGCTCCATCGATGGCTTCTCAGTCGAGAGCGTCTACGCTGAACTGCTCAGCCGTGCCCCGGAGAACAAGATGGAGCCGCGGATGGCTCCGCTGTTCCGGGCCATGGAAATCCTGGGCGAGCCGAACAAGGCGTTCCCGATCATCCACATCACCGGAACCAACGGCAAGACGTCGACGGCGCGGCTGATCGAGGGCGGCCTGCGGGCGTACGGGCTGCGCACCGGCCGGTACACCAGCCCGCACCTGAGCAAGGTTACCGAGCGCATCAGCATTGACGGTGAACCCGTCGCCGACGAAACGTTCGTCCGGATCTGGGACGAGATTCGTCCCTACCTCGAAATGGTCGACGCAGAACTCGATGCCGCCGGCGAACCGCGCCTGACCTACTTCGAGTGCGTGACGATCCTGGCGTTCGCAGTCTTCGCGGACGAACCGGTGGACGTGGCCGTGATCGAAGTCGGTCTCGGCGGCATCACCGACGCCACCAACGTTGGCGACGGCGCCGTGTCGGTGGTGACCCCCATTTCCCTGGACCACACCGAACTCCTGGGCGACGACGTCGCGGATATCGCCCTGGAAAAGGCCGGAATCATCAAGGAGAACGGGTTCCTGGTCAGTGCGGCCCAGCCGGTGGAAGCCGCGCAGGTGCTGCTGGAGAAGGCCAACGAGGCCGGTGTCCCGTTCCGCTTCGAGGGGATCGAGTTCGGGGTTGAATCCCGGACCATGGCCGTCGGCGGACAGCTGGTGACCGTCAGCGGACTGGCCGGCCGCTACGAGGACCTCCTCGTTCCCCTGCATGGGGAGCACCAAGCCCAAAACGCCGCCGTGGCCGTCGCAGCGCTGGAAGCCTTCATTGGCGGGGGGACCAAGGAACTCGACGCCGAACTGCTCCGCACCGGTTTCCGTGAGGTCACCTCCCCGGGGCGCCTGGAGGTTGTCCGCACCGCACCGACGATCATTGTCGATGCTGCCCACAACCCTGCCGGTGCCAGGGTCAGCGCCCAGGCCGTCCTCGAGTCCTTCAACCTGTCCTCGCTGGTGATCGTCGCCGGCATCCTGGCGGAGAAGGACGCGGCAGGAATCCTCGCGGAACTGCGCGAGGTCCTCGGGGACATCGTCACCGGCATCTGCCTCACCCAGTCCAGCTCACCGCGGGCCATCCCGGCCGAGGAACTCGTGCAGGACGCTGTCGACGCCGGTTTCCCGGACGAGTCGATCCAGGTCGAACCGGGCCTGGACAACGCCATTGAATGGGCCGTGGCCAAGGCAGAGGAAAACAACGACCTCGCCGGCGGCGTGCTCGTCATCGGTTCCATCACCGTGGTCGCCGAAGCGCGTACCCTTCTCGGAAAGTAA